A section of the Drosophila subobscura isolate 14011-0131.10 chromosome A, UCBerk_Dsub_1.0, whole genome shotgun sequence genome encodes:
- the LOC117903852 gene encoding transmembrane GTPase Marf isoform X2, whose amino-acid sequence MAAYLNRTISLVTGQTGPNGNTDADDHHSSSSTDTVDKSVGALSRHNSTLQTSGSNASMNYALNTTGGVASDTRLYQSNDKSPLQIFVRAKKKINDIYGEIEEYVHETTTFINALHAEAEIVDKAERELFESYVYKVAAIREVLQRDHMKVAFFGRTSNGKSSVINAMLREKILPSGIGHTTNCFCQVEGNDGGEAYLMTEGSAEKLNVVNIKQLANALCQEKLCESSLVRIFWPRERCSLLRDDVVFVDSPGVDVSANLDDWIDNHCLNADVFVLVLNAESTMTRAEKQFFHTVSQKLSKPNIFILNNRWDASANEPECQESDLAKVKSQHTERCIDFLTKELKVSNEKEAAERVFFVSARETLQARIEEAKGNPPHMGAIAEGFQIRYFEFQDFERKFEECISQSAVKTKFQQHSSRGKSVSGDMRSMLDNIYERITIFRNLKQDQKNLLTDRIQGTETQMMQVTRDMKQKIHTMVEEVEEKVSKALNEEIWRLGVLIDEFNMPFHPERLVLNIYKKELNAHVESGLGSNLRARLSIALAMNVESAQADMTDRMHALVPNEQLIVSSTKMALRSQPFEMLYSLNCQNLCADFQEDLEFKFSWGITAMIQRFTGKVRERSKKNQPALAHRQTSVGQQQHGVVSPVSSQMDDATPVCLLPSPGLVAGITPEQLSLISRFAITSVGGQGTMGGLLVAGIMLKTIGWRVLVGVGALYGCIYLYERLSWTNSAKERTFKSQYVQHATKKLKMIVDLTSANCSHQVQQELSSTFARLCRTVDTATTDMNEELKTLEVQLNLLESNQKQLKLLRNKANYIQNELDIFEHNYITTQ is encoded by the exons ATGGCGGCTTACCTGAATCGCACCATCTCGCTGGTGACTGGCCAAACGGGGCCCAACGGCAACACGGACGCCGACGATCATCACTCCTCCTCGTCCACGGACACCGTTGACAAATCTGTGGGCGCTCTCTCCCGTCACAACTCCACACTGCAAACCTCTGGCTCAAATGCATCGATGAATTATGCCCTAAACACCACCGGCGGCGTCGCCTCCGATACGCGGCTGTATCAATCGAACGACAAATCGCCACTTCAGATCTTTGTGCGGGCCAAAAAGAAGATCAACGACATCTACGGAGAGATCGAGGAGTATGTGCACGAGACAACGACCTTTATAAACG CTTTGCATGCCGAAGCCGAGATCGTGGACAAGGCCGAGCGGGAGCTGTTCGAGAGCTATGTGTACAAGGTGGCGGCCATTCGGGAGGTGCTGCAGCGCGATCACATGAAGGTGGCCTTCTTTGGGCGCACCTCGAACGGCAAGAGCTCGGTGATCAATGCCATGCTGCGGGAGAAGATTCTGCCCAGCGGCATTGGCCACACCACCAACTGTTTCTGCCAGGTGGAGGGCAACGATGGCGGCGAGGCATATCTGATGACCGAGGGCTCCGCGGAGAAGCTCAATGTGGTG AACATCAAACAACTGGCGAATGCCCTGTGCCAGGAGAAGCTCTGCGAGAGCAGTCTCGTGCGCATATTCTGGCCACGCGAACGCTGCAGCCTGCTGCGCGATGATGTCGTTTTTGTGGACTCGCCCGGCGTCGATGTGTCGGCGAATCTGGACGATTGGATTGACAATCATTGCCTCAATGCGGACGTCTTTGTGCTGGTCCTCAATGCCGAGTCCACAATGACGCGTGCCGAGAAGCAGTTCTTTCACACCGTCTCACAGAAGCTCTCCAAGCCGAATATCTTTATACTGAACAATCGCTGGGATGCCTCCGCCAATGAGCCCGAGTGCCAAGAGTCG GATCTGGCCAAG GTTAAATCACAGCACACAGAGCGCTGCATCGATTTTCTCACCAAGGAGCTGAAAGTGAGCAACGAGAAGGAGGCCGCCGAGCGAGTGTTCTTCGTTTCGGCGCGCGAAACGCTGCAGGCGCGCATCGAGGAGGCCAAGGGCAATCCGCCGCACATGGGCGCCATCGCTGAGGGCTTTCAGATACGCTACTTTGAGTTCCAGGACTTCGAGCGCAAGTTCGAGGAGTGCATCTCGCAGAGTGCCGTCAAGACAAAGTTCCAGCAGCACAGTTCGCGCGGCAAGAGCGTCTCGGGGGACATGCGCTCGATGCTGGACAACATTTACGAGCGCATTACGATCTTTCGCAATCTGAAGCAGGACCAGAAGAACCTGCTGACGGACCGCATCCAGGGCACCGAGACCCAGATGATGCAGGTGACGCGCGACATGAAGCAGAAGATTCACACCATGGTCGAGGAGGTTGAGGAGAAGGTCTCGAAGGCCCTCAACGAGGAGATCTGGCGCTTGGGCGTACTCATCGATGAGTTCAATATGCCCTTCCATCCCGAGCGGCTGGTGCTCAACATCTACAAGAAGGAGCTGAATGCCCATGTGGAGAGCGGCCTCGGCAGCAACCTGCGTGCCCGCCTCTCCATCGCCCTGGCCATGAACGTGGAGTCCGCCCAGGCGGACATGACCGATCGCATGCACGCGCTGGTGCCCAACGAGCAGCTGATTGTCAGCAGCACCAAGATGGCCCTGCGCAGTCAGCCCTTCGAGATGCTCTACTCGCTCAACTGTCAGAATCTGTGCGCCGACTTCCAGGAGGATCTGGAGTTCAAGTTCAGTTGGGGCATCACGGCCATGATCCAACGCTTCACCGGCAAGGTGCGGGAGCGCAGCAAAAAGAATCAGCCAGCGTTGGCCCACCGTCAGACGAGTGTTGGG cagcagcagcatggcgtTGTGTCGCCCGTTAGCTCACAGATGGATGATGCCACACCGGTGTGCCTGTTGCCATCGCCGGGCTTGGTGGCGGGCATAACGCCCGAGCAGCTGTCGCTGATCTCACGATTTGCCATCACATCTGTCGGCGGGCAGGGCACAATGGGCGGCCTATTGGTGGCCGGAATT ATGCTGAAGACGATCGGTTGGCGTGTCCTTGTCGGCGTGGGTGCTCTCTATGGCTGCATCTACCTGTACGAGCGCCTCTCGTGGACTAACTCCGCCAAGGAGCGCACCTTCAAGAGCCAGTACGTGCAGCATGCCACCAAGAAGCTCAAGATGATTGTCGATCTAACGTCGGCCAATTGCAGTCACCAGGTGCAGCA GGAATTGTCCAGCACATTTGCACGGCTCTGCCGCACTGTGGACACAGCCACCACCGACATGAATGAGGAGCTCAAGACGCTTGAGGTGCAGCTGAATTTGCTCGAGTCCAATCAGAAGCAGCTCAAGCTGCTGCGCAACAAGGCCAACTACATACAGAACGAGTTGGACATTTTCGAGCATAATTATATAACAACGCAGTAG
- the LOC117903852 gene encoding transmembrane GTPase Marf isoform X4 has protein sequence MAAYLNRTISLVTGQTGPNGNTDADDHHSSSSTDTVDKSVGALSRHNSTLQTSGSNASMNYALNTTGGVASDTRLYQSNDKSPLQIFVRAKKKINDIYGEIEEYVHETTTFINALHAEAEIVDKAERELFESYVYKVAAIREVLQRDHMKVAFFGRTSNGKSSVINAMLREKILPSGIGHTTNCFCQVEGNDGGEAYLMTEGSAEKLNVVNIKQLANALCQEKLCESSLVRIFWPRERCSLLRDDVVFVDSPGVDVSANLDDWIDNHCLNADVFVLVLNAESTMTRAEKQFFHTVSQKLSKPNIFILNNRWDASANEPECQESVKSQHTERCIDFLTKELKVSNEKEAAERVFFVSARETLQARIEEAKGNPPHMGAIAEGFQIRYFEFQDFERKFEECISQSAVKTKFQQHSSRGKSVSGDMRSMLDNIYERITIFRNLKQDQKNLLTDRIQGTETQMMQVTRDMKQKIHTMVEEVEEKVSKALNEEIWRLGVLIDEFNMPFHPERLVLNIYKKELNAHVESGLGSNLRARLSIALAMNVESAQADMTDRMHALVPNEQLIVSSTKMALRSQPFEMLYSLNCQNLCADFQEDLEFKFSWGITAMIQRFTGKVRERSKKNQPALAHRQTSVGQQQQHGVVSPVSSQMDDATPVCLLPSPGLVAGITPEQLSLISRFAITSVGGQGTMGGLLVAGIMLKTIGWRVLVGVGALYGCIYLYERLSWTNSAKERTFKSQYVQHATKKLKMIVDLTSANCSHQVQQELSSTFARLCRTVDTATTDMNEELKTLEVQLNLLESNQKQLKLLRNKANYIQNELDIFEHNYITTQ, from the exons ATGGCGGCTTACCTGAATCGCACCATCTCGCTGGTGACTGGCCAAACGGGGCCCAACGGCAACACGGACGCCGACGATCATCACTCCTCCTCGTCCACGGACACCGTTGACAAATCTGTGGGCGCTCTCTCCCGTCACAACTCCACACTGCAAACCTCTGGCTCAAATGCATCGATGAATTATGCCCTAAACACCACCGGCGGCGTCGCCTCCGATACGCGGCTGTATCAATCGAACGACAAATCGCCACTTCAGATCTTTGTGCGGGCCAAAAAGAAGATCAACGACATCTACGGAGAGATCGAGGAGTATGTGCACGAGACAACGACCTTTATAAACG CTTTGCATGCCGAAGCCGAGATCGTGGACAAGGCCGAGCGGGAGCTGTTCGAGAGCTATGTGTACAAGGTGGCGGCCATTCGGGAGGTGCTGCAGCGCGATCACATGAAGGTGGCCTTCTTTGGGCGCACCTCGAACGGCAAGAGCTCGGTGATCAATGCCATGCTGCGGGAGAAGATTCTGCCCAGCGGCATTGGCCACACCACCAACTGTTTCTGCCAGGTGGAGGGCAACGATGGCGGCGAGGCATATCTGATGACCGAGGGCTCCGCGGAGAAGCTCAATGTGGTG AACATCAAACAACTGGCGAATGCCCTGTGCCAGGAGAAGCTCTGCGAGAGCAGTCTCGTGCGCATATTCTGGCCACGCGAACGCTGCAGCCTGCTGCGCGATGATGTCGTTTTTGTGGACTCGCCCGGCGTCGATGTGTCGGCGAATCTGGACGATTGGATTGACAATCATTGCCTCAATGCGGACGTCTTTGTGCTGGTCCTCAATGCCGAGTCCACAATGACGCGTGCCGAGAAGCAGTTCTTTCACACCGTCTCACAGAAGCTCTCCAAGCCGAATATCTTTATACTGAACAATCGCTGGGATGCCTCCGCCAATGAGCCCGAGTGCCAAGAGTCG GTTAAATCACAGCACACAGAGCGCTGCATCGATTTTCTCACCAAGGAGCTGAAAGTGAGCAACGAGAAGGAGGCCGCCGAGCGAGTGTTCTTCGTTTCGGCGCGCGAAACGCTGCAGGCGCGCATCGAGGAGGCCAAGGGCAATCCGCCGCACATGGGCGCCATCGCTGAGGGCTTTCAGATACGCTACTTTGAGTTCCAGGACTTCGAGCGCAAGTTCGAGGAGTGCATCTCGCAGAGTGCCGTCAAGACAAAGTTCCAGCAGCACAGTTCGCGCGGCAAGAGCGTCTCGGGGGACATGCGCTCGATGCTGGACAACATTTACGAGCGCATTACGATCTTTCGCAATCTGAAGCAGGACCAGAAGAACCTGCTGACGGACCGCATCCAGGGCACCGAGACCCAGATGATGCAGGTGACGCGCGACATGAAGCAGAAGATTCACACCATGGTCGAGGAGGTTGAGGAGAAGGTCTCGAAGGCCCTCAACGAGGAGATCTGGCGCTTGGGCGTACTCATCGATGAGTTCAATATGCCCTTCCATCCCGAGCGGCTGGTGCTCAACATCTACAAGAAGGAGCTGAATGCCCATGTGGAGAGCGGCCTCGGCAGCAACCTGCGTGCCCGCCTCTCCATCGCCCTGGCCATGAACGTGGAGTCCGCCCAGGCGGACATGACCGATCGCATGCACGCGCTGGTGCCCAACGAGCAGCTGATTGTCAGCAGCACCAAGATGGCCCTGCGCAGTCAGCCCTTCGAGATGCTCTACTCGCTCAACTGTCAGAATCTGTGCGCCGACTTCCAGGAGGATCTGGAGTTCAAGTTCAGTTGGGGCATCACGGCCATGATCCAACGCTTCACCGGCAAGGTGCGGGAGCGCAGCAAAAAGAATCAGCCAGCGTTGGCCCACCGTCAGACGAGTGTTGGG cagcagcagcagcatggcgtTGTGTCGCCCGTTAGCTCACAGATGGATGATGCCACACCGGTGTGCCTGTTGCCATCGCCGGGCTTGGTGGCGGGCATAACGCCCGAGCAGCTGTCGCTGATCTCACGATTTGCCATCACATCTGTCGGCGGGCAGGGCACAATGGGCGGCCTATTGGTGGCCGGAATT ATGCTGAAGACGATCGGTTGGCGTGTCCTTGTCGGCGTGGGTGCTCTCTATGGCTGCATCTACCTGTACGAGCGCCTCTCGTGGACTAACTCCGCCAAGGAGCGCACCTTCAAGAGCCAGTACGTGCAGCATGCCACCAAGAAGCTCAAGATGATTGTCGATCTAACGTCGGCCAATTGCAGTCACCAGGTGCAGCA GGAATTGTCCAGCACATTTGCACGGCTCTGCCGCACTGTGGACACAGCCACCACCGACATGAATGAGGAGCTCAAGACGCTTGAGGTGCAGCTGAATTTGCTCGAGTCCAATCAGAAGCAGCTCAAGCTGCTGCGCAACAAGGCCAACTACATACAGAACGAGTTGGACATTTTCGAGCATAATTATATAACAACGCAGTAG
- the LOC117903852 gene encoding transmembrane GTPase Marf isoform X3 gives MAAYLNRTISLVTGQTGPNGNTDADDHHSSSSTDTVDKSVGALSRHNSTLQTSGSNASMNYALNTTGGVASDTRLYQSNDKSPLQIFVRAKKKINDIYGEIEEYVHETTTFINALHAEAEIVDKAERELFESYVYKVAAIREVLQRDHMKVAFFGRTSNGKSSVINAMLREKILPSGIGHTTNCFCQVEGNDGGEAYLMTEGSAEKLNVVNIKQLANALCQEKLCESSLVRIFWPRERCSLLRDDVVFVDSPGVDVSANLDDWIDNHCLNADVFVLVLNAESTMTRAEKQFFHTVSQKLSKPNIFILNNRWDASANEPECQESDLAKVKSQHTERCIDFLTKELKVSNEKEAAERVFFVSARETLQARIEEAKGNPPHMGAIAEGFQIRYFEFQDFERKFEECISQSAVKTKFQQHSSRGKSVSGDMRSMLDNIYERITIFRNLKQDQKNLLTDRIQGTETQMMQVTRDMKQKIHTMVEEVEEKVSKALNEEIWRLGVLIDEFNMPFHPERLVLNIYKKELNAHVESGLGSNLRARLSIALAMNVESAQADMTDRMHALVPNEQLIVSSTKMALRSQPFEMLYSLNCQNLCADFQEDLEFKFSWGITAMIQRFTGKVRERSKKNQPALAHRQTSVGQQHGVVSPVSSQMDDATPVCLLPSPGLVAGITPEQLSLISRFAITSVGGQGTMGGLLVAGIMLKTIGWRVLVGVGALYGCIYLYERLSWTNSAKERTFKSQYVQHATKKLKMIVDLTSANCSHQVQQELSSTFARLCRTVDTATTDMNEELKTLEVQLNLLESNQKQLKLLRNKANYIQNELDIFEHNYITTQ, from the exons ATGGCGGCTTACCTGAATCGCACCATCTCGCTGGTGACTGGCCAAACGGGGCCCAACGGCAACACGGACGCCGACGATCATCACTCCTCCTCGTCCACGGACACCGTTGACAAATCTGTGGGCGCTCTCTCCCGTCACAACTCCACACTGCAAACCTCTGGCTCAAATGCATCGATGAATTATGCCCTAAACACCACCGGCGGCGTCGCCTCCGATACGCGGCTGTATCAATCGAACGACAAATCGCCACTTCAGATCTTTGTGCGGGCCAAAAAGAAGATCAACGACATCTACGGAGAGATCGAGGAGTATGTGCACGAGACAACGACCTTTATAAACG CTTTGCATGCCGAAGCCGAGATCGTGGACAAGGCCGAGCGGGAGCTGTTCGAGAGCTATGTGTACAAGGTGGCGGCCATTCGGGAGGTGCTGCAGCGCGATCACATGAAGGTGGCCTTCTTTGGGCGCACCTCGAACGGCAAGAGCTCGGTGATCAATGCCATGCTGCGGGAGAAGATTCTGCCCAGCGGCATTGGCCACACCACCAACTGTTTCTGCCAGGTGGAGGGCAACGATGGCGGCGAGGCATATCTGATGACCGAGGGCTCCGCGGAGAAGCTCAATGTGGTG AACATCAAACAACTGGCGAATGCCCTGTGCCAGGAGAAGCTCTGCGAGAGCAGTCTCGTGCGCATATTCTGGCCACGCGAACGCTGCAGCCTGCTGCGCGATGATGTCGTTTTTGTGGACTCGCCCGGCGTCGATGTGTCGGCGAATCTGGACGATTGGATTGACAATCATTGCCTCAATGCGGACGTCTTTGTGCTGGTCCTCAATGCCGAGTCCACAATGACGCGTGCCGAGAAGCAGTTCTTTCACACCGTCTCACAGAAGCTCTCCAAGCCGAATATCTTTATACTGAACAATCGCTGGGATGCCTCCGCCAATGAGCCCGAGTGCCAAGAGTCG GATCTGGCCAAG GTTAAATCACAGCACACAGAGCGCTGCATCGATTTTCTCACCAAGGAGCTGAAAGTGAGCAACGAGAAGGAGGCCGCCGAGCGAGTGTTCTTCGTTTCGGCGCGCGAAACGCTGCAGGCGCGCATCGAGGAGGCCAAGGGCAATCCGCCGCACATGGGCGCCATCGCTGAGGGCTTTCAGATACGCTACTTTGAGTTCCAGGACTTCGAGCGCAAGTTCGAGGAGTGCATCTCGCAGAGTGCCGTCAAGACAAAGTTCCAGCAGCACAGTTCGCGCGGCAAGAGCGTCTCGGGGGACATGCGCTCGATGCTGGACAACATTTACGAGCGCATTACGATCTTTCGCAATCTGAAGCAGGACCAGAAGAACCTGCTGACGGACCGCATCCAGGGCACCGAGACCCAGATGATGCAGGTGACGCGCGACATGAAGCAGAAGATTCACACCATGGTCGAGGAGGTTGAGGAGAAGGTCTCGAAGGCCCTCAACGAGGAGATCTGGCGCTTGGGCGTACTCATCGATGAGTTCAATATGCCCTTCCATCCCGAGCGGCTGGTGCTCAACATCTACAAGAAGGAGCTGAATGCCCATGTGGAGAGCGGCCTCGGCAGCAACCTGCGTGCCCGCCTCTCCATCGCCCTGGCCATGAACGTGGAGTCCGCCCAGGCGGACATGACCGATCGCATGCACGCGCTGGTGCCCAACGAGCAGCTGATTGTCAGCAGCACCAAGATGGCCCTGCGCAGTCAGCCCTTCGAGATGCTCTACTCGCTCAACTGTCAGAATCTGTGCGCCGACTTCCAGGAGGATCTGGAGTTCAAGTTCAGTTGGGGCATCACGGCCATGATCCAACGCTTCACCGGCAAGGTGCGGGAGCGCAGCAAAAAGAATCAGCCAGCGTTGGCCCACCGTCAGACGAGTGTTGGG cagcagcatggcgtTGTGTCGCCCGTTAGCTCACAGATGGATGATGCCACACCGGTGTGCCTGTTGCCATCGCCGGGCTTGGTGGCGGGCATAACGCCCGAGCAGCTGTCGCTGATCTCACGATTTGCCATCACATCTGTCGGCGGGCAGGGCACAATGGGCGGCCTATTGGTGGCCGGAATT ATGCTGAAGACGATCGGTTGGCGTGTCCTTGTCGGCGTGGGTGCTCTCTATGGCTGCATCTACCTGTACGAGCGCCTCTCGTGGACTAACTCCGCCAAGGAGCGCACCTTCAAGAGCCAGTACGTGCAGCATGCCACCAAGAAGCTCAAGATGATTGTCGATCTAACGTCGGCCAATTGCAGTCACCAGGTGCAGCA GGAATTGTCCAGCACATTTGCACGGCTCTGCCGCACTGTGGACACAGCCACCACCGACATGAATGAGGAGCTCAAGACGCTTGAGGTGCAGCTGAATTTGCTCGAGTCCAATCAGAAGCAGCTCAAGCTGCTGCGCAACAAGGCCAACTACATACAGAACGAGTTGGACATTTTCGAGCATAATTATATAACAACGCAGTAG
- the LOC117903868 gene encoding serine/threonine-protein phosphatase 6 catalytic subunit, with protein sequence MGDVDKWIEIVKECKYLPENELRKLCDMVCDILLEETNILPVSTPVTVCGDIHGQFYDLEQLFREGGQVPDTNYIFMGDFVDRGYYSLETFTRLLTLKARHPSRITLLRGNHETRQITKVYGFFDECFGKYGNTNGWKYCCKVFDLLTIAAIIDEEVLCVHGGLSPEIITLDQIRTIERNGEIPYKGAFCDLVWSDPEDMEYWGQSPRGAGWLFGHNVTKDFMAINNLDLICRAHQLVNEGIKYMFDGKLVTVWSAPNYCYRCGNVAAILSFETAQQRSTKIFLAVPDDERVIPKQNTTPYFL encoded by the exons ATGGGCGATGTGGACAAATGGATAGAGATTGTAAAGGAGTGCAAGTACCTGCCCGAAAATGAACTGCGAAAGCTCTGTGATATGGTCTGCGACATCCTGCTGGAGGAGACGAACATACTGCCAGTGAGCACGCCCGTCACCGTCTGTGGCGACATACACGGCCAG TTCTATGACTTGGAGCAGCTGTTCCGGGAGGGCGGCCAGGTGCCGGACACAAACTACATATTCATGGGCGACTTCGTGGATCGGGGCTACTATAGCCTGGAGACATTCACCCGCCTGCTGACGCTCAAGGCGCGCCACCCCAGCCGAATCACACTGTTGCGCGGCAACCACGAGACGCGGCAGATCACCAAGGTGTATGGCTTCTTTGACGAGTGCTTTGGCAAGTACGGCAACACGAATGGCTGGAAATACTGCTGCAAGGTCTTCGATCTGCTCACCATAGCTGCG ATCATTGACGAGGAGGTCTTGTGCGTGCACGGCGGCCTCAGTCCCGAGATTATAACCCTGGATCAAATCCGAACCATCGAGCGAAACGGCGAGATACCGTACAAGGGAGCCTTCTgtgatctggtctggtccgACCCGGAGGACATGGAGTACTGGGGCCAGAGTCCGCGCGGCGCCGGCTGGCTCTTTGGCCACAATGTCACCAAGGACTTCATGGCCATCAATAATCTCGATCTGATCTGTCGCGCCCATCAGCTGGTCAACGAGGGCATCAAGTACATGTTCGATGGCAAGCTGGTGACCGTGTGGTCGGCGCCAAACTATTGCTACCGCTGCGGGAACGTGGCAGCTATCCTCAGCTTCGAGACGGCCCAGCAACGGTCCACGAAGATCTTCCTGGCGGTGCCCGACGACGAGCGTGTTATACCCAAGCAGAATACGACGCCCTATTTCCTCTAA
- the LOC117903852 gene encoding transmembrane GTPase Marf isoform X1: MAAYLNRTISLVTGQTGPNGNTDADDHHSSSSTDTVDKSVGALSRHNSTLQTSGSNASMNYALNTTGGVASDTRLYQSNDKSPLQIFVRAKKKINDIYGEIEEYVHETTTFINALHAEAEIVDKAERELFESYVYKVAAIREVLQRDHMKVAFFGRTSNGKSSVINAMLREKILPSGIGHTTNCFCQVEGNDGGEAYLMTEGSAEKLNVVNIKQLANALCQEKLCESSLVRIFWPRERCSLLRDDVVFVDSPGVDVSANLDDWIDNHCLNADVFVLVLNAESTMTRAEKQFFHTVSQKLSKPNIFILNNRWDASANEPECQESDLAKVKSQHTERCIDFLTKELKVSNEKEAAERVFFVSARETLQARIEEAKGNPPHMGAIAEGFQIRYFEFQDFERKFEECISQSAVKTKFQQHSSRGKSVSGDMRSMLDNIYERITIFRNLKQDQKNLLTDRIQGTETQMMQVTRDMKQKIHTMVEEVEEKVSKALNEEIWRLGVLIDEFNMPFHPERLVLNIYKKELNAHVESGLGSNLRARLSIALAMNVESAQADMTDRMHALVPNEQLIVSSTKMALRSQPFEMLYSLNCQNLCADFQEDLEFKFSWGITAMIQRFTGKVRERSKKNQPALAHRQTSVGQQQQHGVVSPVSSQMDDATPVCLLPSPGLVAGITPEQLSLISRFAITSVGGQGTMGGLLVAGIMLKTIGWRVLVGVGALYGCIYLYERLSWTNSAKERTFKSQYVQHATKKLKMIVDLTSANCSHQVQQELSSTFARLCRTVDTATTDMNEELKTLEVQLNLLESNQKQLKLLRNKANYIQNELDIFEHNYITTQ, encoded by the exons ATGGCGGCTTACCTGAATCGCACCATCTCGCTGGTGACTGGCCAAACGGGGCCCAACGGCAACACGGACGCCGACGATCATCACTCCTCCTCGTCCACGGACACCGTTGACAAATCTGTGGGCGCTCTCTCCCGTCACAACTCCACACTGCAAACCTCTGGCTCAAATGCATCGATGAATTATGCCCTAAACACCACCGGCGGCGTCGCCTCCGATACGCGGCTGTATCAATCGAACGACAAATCGCCACTTCAGATCTTTGTGCGGGCCAAAAAGAAGATCAACGACATCTACGGAGAGATCGAGGAGTATGTGCACGAGACAACGACCTTTATAAACG CTTTGCATGCCGAAGCCGAGATCGTGGACAAGGCCGAGCGGGAGCTGTTCGAGAGCTATGTGTACAAGGTGGCGGCCATTCGGGAGGTGCTGCAGCGCGATCACATGAAGGTGGCCTTCTTTGGGCGCACCTCGAACGGCAAGAGCTCGGTGATCAATGCCATGCTGCGGGAGAAGATTCTGCCCAGCGGCATTGGCCACACCACCAACTGTTTCTGCCAGGTGGAGGGCAACGATGGCGGCGAGGCATATCTGATGACCGAGGGCTCCGCGGAGAAGCTCAATGTGGTG AACATCAAACAACTGGCGAATGCCCTGTGCCAGGAGAAGCTCTGCGAGAGCAGTCTCGTGCGCATATTCTGGCCACGCGAACGCTGCAGCCTGCTGCGCGATGATGTCGTTTTTGTGGACTCGCCCGGCGTCGATGTGTCGGCGAATCTGGACGATTGGATTGACAATCATTGCCTCAATGCGGACGTCTTTGTGCTGGTCCTCAATGCCGAGTCCACAATGACGCGTGCCGAGAAGCAGTTCTTTCACACCGTCTCACAGAAGCTCTCCAAGCCGAATATCTTTATACTGAACAATCGCTGGGATGCCTCCGCCAATGAGCCCGAGTGCCAAGAGTCG GATCTGGCCAAG GTTAAATCACAGCACACAGAGCGCTGCATCGATTTTCTCACCAAGGAGCTGAAAGTGAGCAACGAGAAGGAGGCCGCCGAGCGAGTGTTCTTCGTTTCGGCGCGCGAAACGCTGCAGGCGCGCATCGAGGAGGCCAAGGGCAATCCGCCGCACATGGGCGCCATCGCTGAGGGCTTTCAGATACGCTACTTTGAGTTCCAGGACTTCGAGCGCAAGTTCGAGGAGTGCATCTCGCAGAGTGCCGTCAAGACAAAGTTCCAGCAGCACAGTTCGCGCGGCAAGAGCGTCTCGGGGGACATGCGCTCGATGCTGGACAACATTTACGAGCGCATTACGATCTTTCGCAATCTGAAGCAGGACCAGAAGAACCTGCTGACGGACCGCATCCAGGGCACCGAGACCCAGATGATGCAGGTGACGCGCGACATGAAGCAGAAGATTCACACCATGGTCGAGGAGGTTGAGGAGAAGGTCTCGAAGGCCCTCAACGAGGAGATCTGGCGCTTGGGCGTACTCATCGATGAGTTCAATATGCCCTTCCATCCCGAGCGGCTGGTGCTCAACATCTACAAGAAGGAGCTGAATGCCCATGTGGAGAGCGGCCTCGGCAGCAACCTGCGTGCCCGCCTCTCCATCGCCCTGGCCATGAACGTGGAGTCCGCCCAGGCGGACATGACCGATCGCATGCACGCGCTGGTGCCCAACGAGCAGCTGATTGTCAGCAGCACCAAGATGGCCCTGCGCAGTCAGCCCTTCGAGATGCTCTACTCGCTCAACTGTCAGAATCTGTGCGCCGACTTCCAGGAGGATCTGGAGTTCAAGTTCAGTTGGGGCATCACGGCCATGATCCAACGCTTCACCGGCAAGGTGCGGGAGCGCAGCAAAAAGAATCAGCCAGCGTTGGCCCACCGTCAGACGAGTGTTGGG cagcagcagcagcatggcgtTGTGTCGCCCGTTAGCTCACAGATGGATGATGCCACACCGGTGTGCCTGTTGCCATCGCCGGGCTTGGTGGCGGGCATAACGCCCGAGCAGCTGTCGCTGATCTCACGATTTGCCATCACATCTGTCGGCGGGCAGGGCACAATGGGCGGCCTATTGGTGGCCGGAATT ATGCTGAAGACGATCGGTTGGCGTGTCCTTGTCGGCGTGGGTGCTCTCTATGGCTGCATCTACCTGTACGAGCGCCTCTCGTGGACTAACTCCGCCAAGGAGCGCACCTTCAAGAGCCAGTACGTGCAGCATGCCACCAAGAAGCTCAAGATGATTGTCGATCTAACGTCGGCCAATTGCAGTCACCAGGTGCAGCA GGAATTGTCCAGCACATTTGCACGGCTCTGCCGCACTGTGGACACAGCCACCACCGACATGAATGAGGAGCTCAAGACGCTTGAGGTGCAGCTGAATTTGCTCGAGTCCAATCAGAAGCAGCTCAAGCTGCTGCGCAACAAGGCCAACTACATACAGAACGAGTTGGACATTTTCGAGCATAATTATATAACAACGCAGTAG